TGTACCTGTTTGTGATGAAAAACAGTACCATTGCGCCGGCGTCGGATATGCTTGTGCTGTTCCTGCTTACTATCATCCTGAGTGTGCCTGTAGTTTATTTCCTGATACAACTATTTAACCGATTGGACGAAGAGGTGCGCGGGGCACATGAACAATTGAGGATCGCGGTACATGCTTCCGGGTCGGGGGTATGGGACATCGACTTGCACATGGGCACCCTTACTTACTCCGACCAGTTTGCGCATTTGCTTAACGCCACAAACAAGCCAATGGTAAATGCAAAAGCGCTATGGTTCCGCCTTCATGCTGACGACGTGGATATGGCCCAAACTGCTTTTACCAAAGCTGTTCGTTCGGGCCGGTTAGAATTTAAAGCAAGGATACTCGCAGAAAATGGCAGGATACGCTGGTTGCAATTTTACGGTGAAACTCAGCGCGACAAGAATGGGACCGCCATCAGGATGCTTGGTACGGTAATGGATATTACCGCTCAAAAAGAATTGGAGCAGCAAAAAGATGAATTTATCAGTGTTGCCAGCCACGAATTAAAAACGCCGTTGACCTCGTTGAAATCTTATGTGCAGCTTGCGCATATGAAAGCGAAGCCGCTTGAAGACCAGGCTATCTCGGGTATGCTGGAAAGGGCCGAAACCCAGGTAAATAAAATGACCCGCATGATCGGCGATTTTTTAAATGCCGCCCAATCCGAAGCCGGGAAAATGGTTTTGAACAAGGAAGAGTTTTTACTGGACGAACTGATCCGTGAAGTTATTGCCGACCTTTCTGTAAACAATCGCAAACAGCCGATCAGTTTAAACGACTCTTTGCCGGTAAAGATCAATGCCGACCGTGAAAAAATTGCACAGGTATTGGCCAACTTAATAGGTAATGCGGTCAAATATTCTATCGGCGAAAAGCCGGTAACACTGCATTGCCGCAGGGAGCACGGGCGGGCACTGGTACGTATAGACGACCATGGCATAGGCATCAGCGACGAAGACAAACTACATTTATTTGACCGGTTTTACCGCTCGGGAAATCCGAACACACGTACTATTTCCGGTTTCGGCATAGGGCTCTACGTGTCGGCAGAAATCGTAAAACTGCACGGCGGCACCATCGGTGTGGAAAGTGAGATAGGAAAGGGATCCAGCTTCTGGTTCGACCTGCCGGCAACTACTACTGTCAGTAACCCCGTTGAACAACTGACGATGAAATAACACGTTTTATCAGTTCCGGATATAATCCAACTTTACTTTTTTGTAAACAGGCTTTTGCAGATGGATCTTTAATTTTTTAAAGCTTTGCGACGGCCCCGTGGTAGCGAACATATTGGTTAACCAGGCAGGTATGCTTCCCCCCGGATCGGCATGAAGCGTATAAACCACCTTTACCTTGTCTTTGCCAATGGGCGATAGCACCCACCTGCCTGTG
Above is a window of Mucilaginibacter ginsenosidivorans DNA encoding:
- a CDS encoding sensor histidine kinase; this encodes MQKKTAFFAPENNRVKVDKWENIPLWCAGTVVSIAILALIGWCFDISAFKAFMSDGINMTVNTAHLLILGGLSLALLHSGQVKAARILLTVSLLFALVIIYEHIAGVNLHIDRFPDAVYADKAKVENSGRTPLLMALYTVLSSTALLLSSAKRYYTAQFISTTLVVLIYISLLGILFHFFGFNFSSGVAGPAFHTAASLLLLAVGTILLEPDEGWIKLLYRRIARKNLLIYLLGYILAAAPLFAAMYLFVMKNSTIAPASDMLVLFLLTIILSVPVVYFLIQLFNRLDEEVRGAHEQLRIAVHASGSGVWDIDLHMGTLTYSDQFAHLLNATNKPMVNAKALWFRLHADDVDMAQTAFTKAVRSGRLEFKARILAENGRIRWLQFYGETQRDKNGTAIRMLGTVMDITAQKELEQQKDEFISVASHELKTPLTSLKSYVQLAHMKAKPLEDQAISGMLERAETQVNKMTRMIGDFLNAAQSEAGKMVLNKEEFLLDELIREVIADLSVNNRKQPISLNDSLPVKINADREKIAQVLANLIGNAVKYSIGEKPVTLHCRREHGRALVRIDDHGIGISDEDKLHLFDRFYRSGNPNTRTISGFGIGLYVSAEIVKLHGGTIGVESEIGKGSSFWFDLPATTTVSNPVEQLTMK